The Sorangiineae bacterium MSr11954 DNA segment GGATCACGTACGCGGGCTCGCACGATTTTCCGCGCAGCGGAACGGGCGCCAAGTACGGGCTGTCGGTCTCGACGAGGATGCGATCCTCCGGCGCCCACGCGGCCACATCGTGCACACTCTTGGCGCCTTTGAAGGTGAGGATGCCCGAGAACGACAAGTAGAACCCCATGTCGAGCGCGCGCGCGGCGAAGTTTCGATCTTCGCTGAAGCAATGGATCACGCCGCCCACGTCCCTCGCCCCCTCCGCCTCCAAGATGGCGAGCGTATCGTGCGCGGCCTCCCGCGTATGAATGACGATGGGCTTTTGGACCTCGCGCGCGAGACCGATGAGCCGCGCGAAAGCAGCGCGCTGCACCTCGCGGGGCGAGTGATCGTAGTGGTAGTCGAGGCCGATCTCGCCCACGGCCACCACCGATGGATCGCGCGACAGGCTGGAGAGCTCGTCGAAGGAAGCGGCGTTCAGGCTGGTGGCGTCGTGCGGGTGGATCCCCACCGCGGCCGCGACATACGCGGGGCGCGCGCGCGCGAGCTCGACGGCGTGCCGCGCCGGCGCGAGATCGGCGCCGACCCCGACGACGACGAAGCCGGCCACGCCAGCGGCCTGGGCGCGCGCGATGGCGGCCTGGCCGCTGTCGGGGAAATAACCGGGATCCAGGTGGCAGTGCGTGTCGACGAGGGAGGTCACCCCCTCAGTCTACGCCAGCGAGCTTCAATTTGCTGGCGCGCGAGCGGCCTACGAGCGCGAGCAAGGTGGCGCGCGCGCACCAATCGGCGGTCGATCCCATCACCACGCCCACCACCCCGAAGTTCAGGGTGATGGCGAAGAACCAGGTACAGGCGAGGCGGACGGCGAGCGAGCCGAGCGCGCTGATGAACAACACGTCGCGCGTGAACCCTGCCCCGCGCAGCGCCTGGCCGATAACGACCGCGCTCGCCATGAAGGGCTGCGCCAGCGCCAGCACCGGCAGCGCGCTCACCCCCACGGCGATGACCGCCGGATCGGAGGTGAAGACCGTGAGGACCGGCCCGCGACCGAGGGCGAACACCGCGCCGAAGAGGCTCAGGAGCACCACGCCATCGCGCACGGCGATGCGCGAGCTGGTCTCGGCGGCGGCCGGCTGCTGCGCGCCCAGCTTCTGCGCGGAGAGCGCGGCGGCGGCGATGCCGAAGCCGTCGGCCGAGAGCCAACAGATGGACTCGACCGCCATCAGCGCTTGGTACGCCGCCATCGACGCGTCGCCCAGCCGCGAGATGATGGCGACGAAGAGCATGAACCCCGTCTGATAGAGGATCCGCTCCATGAGCGAGGGCCCCGCCACCCGCGCCATGTCCTTCGCCTCGTCGAGGTAGTCCCCGAGGCGCGCCAGCGGGCCGCGCAAGGAGACGCGATCGCTCGCGCGCAGCAAGGCGGCGATGGTGAGCGCCGCCTCCAAGGCGAAGGTCAAGGCCGTGCTGATGGCCGCGCCGCGGGTGCCGAGCGCCGGCAGCCCCAGCCCGCCCAAGATGAGCAGCCGATTGAGTGCAATATGCACCAAATTGGAGAACACGCCGATGGCGAGCGGGGTGCGCGTATCGCCGCCCGACTGCAGGACGGCGATGCCCGCGGTGGCCACGAACACCACCGGCGACGCCGCCATCGCGACCTCCAGGTAATCGCGCCCGGCCTCCACCACCTCGGCCGACGAGTTGGGCGCCAGGACCTCGATGCGCCCCACGAACAAAGGCGCGATGACCGCGAGCAAGAGCCCCATGCCGAAGGCGGTGGACAGCGAGGAAATGGCGGCGCGGCGCGCGCGTTCGCGATCGCGCGCGCCCACGTGAAACCCCACGCGCGCGATGGTCCCCACCTCGAAGGCCGCGAACACGCTCCACACGGACCACTCCAGGGGCCCGGCGATCTGCATGGCCGCGAGCGAGGTGGAGGAGTGGTGCCCGAGCATGATCCGGTCGACGACGAACACCATCGTCTGCAGCAGCGAGTGCACGATGGCAGGCCCTGCGAGCGCTCGAACCTCGCGGGTGAGCGCCGCCTTTTCGACAACCGACGTCATGAGCTCCGATGAGTGTACTTGAGGTCAAGCTCGGCGGAAGCGCGCGCGACCTCGGCGGAAGCGCGCGCGAACTTACGAAACGTCGCCGAAACGTCTTCGTACGAGCACGCTCATCGCGTCGGCGGCGCACTCGCGACAATAGCCAAAGCGCGCGATCATCCGATCGATGGTGCTCTCCGTGTTGCGCCGGCGCGTGTCGTCGAGCCCGGCACCTTCGTCGCGCACCAGCCGCTCGATGTCGCGCGCACGCTGGGCCACGGCCGGGCGGCGCTCGCCGAAGATGCCATCGCGCATCCGCTTCAAATGGTGCGGGAAGATGATCGACGGCTCGATCTTTTGCCCGGGGTGGTCGATGGCCCAGGCCGCGATGGCGCTGATCATCTGCTTGCGCATCTCCTGCGGCTCGCCCTTGACGTCGAGCAGGCGTTCGACCTCCCGCATCATCTTCTCGTCCGGCTCCTCGTACTCGCCGGTGACCCGGTTGCGGATGCGCTCCTTCTTCACCCACACGCTCACGTGCTGGATGTAGCGCTCGAACAGCTCCGCATAGCGCTCGTCGTCGACCAAGCCGCTGGTCGAGTAGAGCTCGTGCTCCCAGCTGTCGAGCAAGCGCGCGTGCAGCGCCTCCTGGAAGGCGCGCACGTCGTGGTAGGCGCCGGCGATGGCCTCTTGCTGGAGCCACTCGAACTCGCCGCGCCGCTGGCAGAGGTTCTCGATCTCCTCGAGCACCGCGATGGGCGAGAGGCATTTGTACTTGGGCGACTGCGCCGCGTCGAGCAGCACCACCCGCATCTCGCGCGGGCTGGCGCCGATGCGCCCTTCGTAAATGGGGTACGGATCGCTCTCGTCGAACACGTCGGGCACATTGGCGCGCAGGATCTTCTGCGCGTCGGTGTCGAGGCGCTCGGGGATGCGCCCGGTGGCGTACAGATCGAGCTTCTCCACCGCGGTGAGGGTCGAGAGCGCGGCCCCCAAGGTGCGGCTGTAGCGATCGGGGTTCGGCTTGCGCATGCGCGTGAGCACCGCGAACATGGCGGCCATCATGGTGGCGTGCGGCGCCACGTGACGCTGCACCTGGGGCGCCACGTGCGCGTCGTAGATGGTCTGCTCCTGGATGTAGCTCCGGAGGTACGGCGTGCGAACGAGCTCCAGGCGGCCGCGGAAGCTGGCGAACTCCGGGTGCTCGCGGAAGGCATCGAGGTGCAGCTCGTTGGCGCTGCCCATCATCACGCAATTGAGCTGCACATTTTGCTGCGAGAGCGCGACCTCGCCGGTCTCCACCGAGAGCTGCAGGTACTTGAACGCGTCGAGCGGCCGCTTGAGCAGATCGCTGAACTCGAGGAGCCCGCCGGCCGCCTCGATCAGCTCCCCTTTGGCCTCGTAGAGGGTCACCGCTTGGAGCGACGCCGGCAGGGCCGCCAAGGAGCGATCGGCGGTGATCTGCCGCTCGCCGGCGTCGACGCTCATCTGCGGGCCGATGGTGACCGCGCCCGTGCGGTACCGCTGCGAGATGAAGTAGCGCTCCACCTGCACGTGCTTGAGGACCTCGGTGTACGAGCCGTCGTAGCTCGAGAGCAGCGCCTCGAACACCTGCTGGCTCTTGTGCGAGAGCTGCCCGCGCAAAATCCAGTCGCTCGGGGGCTCCTTGGTGGCGGCGAACAGCCGCTCGAGCAGCTGCTTGCGCTCCTCGAGCGGAAAGAGGAACAAAGGATGGTCGCGCACCTCGACCAGGAGCTTCGCGTCGATCTCGTCGTCGGCCAAATGGGCGTACGTGGACGAGCCGCCGCTCTCGGCCTTCTTTCCGAAGCCGAGCGAGCCGCGCACCGTCTTGTTCGAGGGGAAGACCCAGTTGAAGCGGTAGAGCGCCCCCACGTCGAGGGTCGAGTAGTGCTCGAGCGCGCGCATCAAGCACCCCACGATGGTGCTCTTCGCCGATCCGTTGGGCCCGTGGAGCAGCACCAAGCGGCTCGGCCGGCCCTCGCGCGCGAAGTTGGAGAGCGAGCGGTACATCTCCTCCTGCACGTGCTCCTGTCCGATGAGCGCGCCGCGCGGGAGCGGCTTGCCCGGCCCGCCGCCTTCCCACGGAAGATCGAAGAGGTTGTAGCGGGTGAACTTGCCCCACGGGTGCTCGATCTTGGTCGTGCCGTAGTGGTCGAACACGTCGCGCAGGTAGCGGCTCGCGTCGCGCGCGTAGCGCACGGGATCGGTCGCGAAGAGGTCGAGGTATTCGGCGAACGAGAGGACGCGGCGGCCCGTCTGGAACCGGCGCTCCACGTTCTCGGCGACGCGGCGGATCTCGGCCCCCAGCTCGCCGCCGCCCAAATTCATCTCGGGCTTTTCCGTTCCAGCTCCGGATTGATGCGCTTTCTTGTCGTCCAGGTCTTGGGTCATGGGGCTTCGAAAATACTAACCCAATGCGGTGGGAGCGGAACGTCCCCTTCGCAACCCGCTTGTTTCTTCGCGGTTCGTGCGGGCCTCGAGCGCGCTTCCCCTCCCTCGAAGCGCGCCCTTCGCACCTTCATTTCAGTACAGACGGATTTAAGTCTCCCCGAAGCCGCGCGTCAGGGTCCCACGTGCCCCGGCTTGTCGCCGCGGAGCAACCCCGCGACCCAATCGGGGAGCGCGACGTTCTGCACGGTGGTGGAGAAGAACGCGTCGGTGGTGAGGAACGTGTGCGTATCGCCGGAAACGAAATACGTGCCCGCGTTGCCCGCGGGCTTCAAGTACACGTCGCGAAGCTCGAGCAGGCCTTTGGAGAATTTGGCGCCGTCGTACCCGAGCGGGATGCCGTCGAGGGCCGCGCAGTTGTTCTCGCCGAACGACATGAATTGCCGAATCGACCAATCCTGATTCGACGAGATCAACCCGAATCGACCTTTCGGAAACTGGCGAATGACATACGGCACCGCGTTCACCATCCCGCCGCCGACCGACGCGTCGGCGCCCCCGCAGCTGCGGCAGCCCGACGGCAGGGTCGCGTCGAGGTTCCAAACACCGCGCAGCCGCTTCTGCAAACACGGCGCAAAGTAACTATCGGACAGGATCGGTCCTGCGTCGTCGATGAGCACCACGGGGCGCGGGCAGAGCGCGGTGGCGACCCGATCGTAGCTGACGGACGCGCCATAGCCGCCGGCGCTGCTGCCCGTCAACAGGACCTGATCGACGTCGGAGAACGTCCCGATGATGCGCTTCAAGTACGCGTTCATATTGGCCACCCCGGTGAACCGCTGATTCGGCGGGCCGGAGGGGACATTGGCGCTCTCGACGCTCCCGCCAAAAATGTCGCCCGAGCAATATGGGATGAAGACGGCGCTCCAATCCTTGACCGGGTTCTTGGGGTTTGCATCGTTCATGATGCCCCAGTGCCCGTACGTATCCTTCCACGAGTCGAAGCCTCCGCGATCGAAGCTCGAGGCGGTGAGCCCGCACGACGCGCCATTGAAACAGGCGCCTCCTCCTTGAAGGTAGATGAAGAGCTTCTTCGAGCCCGGCTTCAACCGCACGCCCATGCCGGTCGGTTTGCCGTCGCGGCATTTTGCCTCGGGGACGGGGATCCACGTCCACGTATTGGGCAACGTGATGATGGGAATACCGGGTTGCGACGGAGGGCACGTGGGCGCCTCGCCGAAGGCACCGCCCGCGTCGTCCCCGGAAATGTCGATCACGCCGCCGTCGCGATCGGCCCCGGGTTTTGCTTCGCTGCCGCTGCTGCACGCAGCAGCCCCGAGCAGCATGGCCAAACATGATAATAGCGCGACCGCGGAGTTCTTACCGCTTGCGCTATCGAGCTCGGATGATCCCCCCCGTGTTCGCACACATTGGAGAATAGGACATATCCCCTTTTCGTCCAATTCAAGCGGGCGAAGAAATCCCCATACGGATAAGGCTCACAATCGGGCGCGAGCATAAGCCGTTTTATGGCTCGAGGGCGCGTCCTGCCCTGCTCGAGCCGTTTCCCATGTTCGCGCCATGGCGCACGCCGCGCTCGATCACGTGGTGATTCACGTCTCGAACTGGGAGCGCTCCAACGCGTTCTACCGGCATGTCCTCGGCGCGGAGCCGCTCGCGCGCGGCGCGGGCCTATCGCGTGGCCGTGGAGCTCGGGCCGGTCGAGCGCTTCGGCGCCCGCGGCACGGGAACCAGCCTTACCTCCGTGACCCGGACGGTCGCCCCACCCGACGATGGCGGGTGGGGCATCCTCGAACCTTAAATCTCGCTCAACTCGAGATAAATCAGCTCGAGAGGTCTCATTTCGAGAGAGAGATCACTTGGAGGCGGTGGCGGGCTTCGACGGGTTGGTTTCGATGTTGGGGAGGAAGCCGGTGAGGAGGCCGATGAGGGGGAGGAAGGAGCAGACTTTGTAGACGAAGGTGATGCTGGTCGCGTCGGCCAGGCGGCCGAGGACAGCGGCGCCAATGCCGCCCATGCCAAAGGCAAAGCCGAAGAAAAGGCCGGCGACGGTGCCGGTTTTACCCGGCATGAGCTCTTGGGCGTAGACGATGATGGCGGGGAAGGCAGACGCCAGAATGATGCCGATGGGGACCGTGAGGACGCCGATCCAGAAGAGGTTGGCGTAGGGGAGGAAGAGGGAGAACGGGAGGACGCCGAGGATCGATACCCAGATGATGTACTTGCGACCGAAACGATCGCCCAGCGGGCCGCCGATGATGGTGCCCACGGCGACGGCGCCCAGGAAGAAGAAGAGGTGGATTTGGGCGCTGCGTACGGAGACGTGGAATTGGTCGATGAGGTAAAAGGTGTAATAGCTGGTGAGGCTCGCCATGTAGAAGAACTTGGAAAAGATGAGGGCGAGCAGGACGGAGATGGCCCCGAGGACGGCGGCGCGGGAGAGTTGGGGGCGGTCGTCGCCTTCGCCCGCACCCTCACCTGCGAGCGCGGCTTTGCGCGGATGGGCGGCGCGGCTCTTGTACCAGTGGCCCACCTGGGTGAGGACGAACATGCCGAGGAGGGCGGCGAGGCCGAACCAGGCGACGCTCGCGCGGCCCCGCGGGAAGATGATGATGGCCGCGAGCAGGGGGCCAATCGCGGAGCCGGCGTTGCCGCCCACTTGGAAGAGGGATTGTGCGAGCCCGTGGCGCCCGCCCGATGCCATACGCGCCACACGCGAGGACTCGGGGTGAAAGACCGAGGAGCCGGTGCCGATGAGGGATGCGGCAATCAGCAAAATGCCGAAGGAGCTGGCCACCGACAGAAGGACGAGCCCGACCAGGGTGAAGCCCATTCCAATGGCCAAGGAGTAGGGGCTCGGTTTGCGGTCGGTGTACAGGCCGATGAGGGGCTGGAGCAGCGACGCCGTGAGCTGGTATGTAAACGTAAGTAGTCCAATCTGACCGAAGCTGAGGTCGTAGGACTCTTTCAGCATCGGATAGATGGCCGGCAGCAACGACTGCATCATGTCGTTGAGCAAGTGGCAAAAGCTGATGGCAGACAGAACCGTGAAGGCCGTCTTGCTAGCTTGGCGCGTGGGGCTTTGCAAACCTGCGACCGTCTCGTTCAACGTGGTCTCCTCATGCCGTTCGCGTTTGTTCGCGATGCGCGCGGCAAAGCGCCGCCCGCGCGGGCAAAGCGCGGTTCGCTCTTGGCAAAGCGCGGGCTAGCACCACAATAGTCCGTGCGATGAGGCCTGCCGGCGTGGATGGGTCAAGTTGTTGCGAGAGTGGGCCATCATGAGAAATGCGTCCTATCGCGAGGACTACGATCGGCTCCCGCAAGCCATCATCGCCATCGGCAACGAGTACCCGGCGAACCATGTCGTACAGCCGCACTCGCACCGAAGGTCGCAGCTTCTGTACAGCGCCTCGGGGATGATGCGCGTCACCACCGAGCACGGTGCGTGGATGGTTCCCCCCGAGCGCGCGGTGTGGCTCCCGGCGGGCGAGCTGCACAGCGTGCAGTTGACCATGGGGCCGCTGACCACGAGCAGCGTCTACATTCTACCGGACGCCGCCCCGGGGCTGCCCACGACATGCCAGGTGGTGGGCATGTGGCCGTTGATGCGCTGCTTGCTCCTGGAGGCCATCGATGTCCCGCTCTCGTACGATCCCCCGAGCCGCGATGGGCTGGTCATGGCGCTGCTCCTCCAGGAGCTTCGCCGGCTCAAACCGGTGCTGCCGCCTTCCCTCCCCTTCCCGCGCGACGAGAAGCTCGGCGCGATTTGCAATCGCATGCTGGAGCAGCCCTCGGCCCACGACACGATCGATCATGTCCGCAGCGAGCTTGGAATGAGCCGGCGGGCGTTTACGCGTCTGTTTCGGGTGGAGACGGGAATGAGCTTCGCGGCGTGGCGCCAGCAGGCGTGCTTGTTCGCGGCGATGCCGCGGCTGGCCACCGGGGAAGCCGTGACGACGGTCGCGCTCGAGCTTGGCTACGAGAGCCCAGCGGCGTTCACCAGCATGTTCAAGCGGATGCTCGGCGCCCCGCCAAGTCGCTACTTTCAATCGATTGGAGCACCTTTGCGCGGCGGCTCCGAGGGGTAGCTGGATTCCTGGCGCGTTCTGATGCACCTTACGGGAATGCGCCCGAGCCGATCCACGAACCTGCGGATCGCGCTCTTGCCGGCGGCGGCGCTCCTTGCTCTCGGGGTTCGGGAGCTTCGCGCGGCCACACCGGAGGACGCGCCGCCCGCCTCGCGCGAGCAGGTTCGGGTGGCGCTGGCGGCCCTGGCGCCGGCTTTTTCGAAGCCGGCAAAGCCGCGTCGCTTGGGCGCGGGCGCGCCGGGGACCATCGAGAACGTCATCGGGCGGTTTGCCCCGGGCAGGTTTCACCCGGTCGACGACGGTGCGCTCTTGCCGAGCCGCCCATCGCTGCGGTGTCCGAACGAGATGGTGCCCATCGCAGGGCGCTTTTGCGTGGATCGGTACGAGGCCTCGGTCGAGGAGCGGGCGGCGGATGGATCGTGGCGGGAGCATGCCCACTACGAGCTGCTCGAGCCGGGACATATGTATATTGCACGCAGTCGCGCGGGGGTGATGCCGCAGGCGTACATCAGCGGGTTTCAGGCGGCGGCGGCGTGCGAGCAAGCCGGAAAGCGGCTGTGCAAGCCGGTGGAGTGGAGGGCCGCGTGCGGCGGGAGCGAGGGGTATGCGTTTCCCTACGGCCCCACCGTGAAGCCGCGCGCGTGCCACGACCGCGGGGCGGCGCCGATGCTCGTTTACCATGCGGCGGAGATGAAGCGCGGCTGGGGGCTTTTGGAGCTCAACGATCCGCGGCTCAATCAGCTCGAGGACACGGTGGCAAAGACGGGCGCGTATGCCTCGTGCATCAATGATTACGGTGTCTACGACATGGTGGGGAATCTGCACGAGTGGACGGCCGATCCCAACGGCACCTTCCAAGGTGGATATTGGCTGGATACCGAGCAGCACGGCACCGGCTGCGCCTATCGAACCATCGCGCATGGCTTCGATTATCACGATTATTCGATTGGCTTTCGCTGCTGCGCCGACGGCGGAGGTGCGCCGCTCGCGGTGGCCGGGCCTTGACGACGAGACGAAACGAAGGAGCCTCCATGTCCGAACGACCGTTGCTGATGATCCCGGGACCCATCGAAATTTCCGATGCCGTGCGGCAGGCGGCGAGCGGACCGCCCCCGGGGCACCTCGCGCCTTCGCTCATCGCGGCCTTCGGGCTCGCGCTGCGGCGGATGCGTCATGTGTGGCTGTCGGGGGCGTCCAGCCAGCCGCTGGTGGTCTCGGGCAGCGGGACCCTGGCGATGGAAATCGCCGTGCTCAATACGATGCAACCCGGCGATCGCGCGCTGGTGTTGCACACGGGTTATTTCTCGGCGCGCATGGCCGACATGCTGGCGCGGCGTTCCGTGAACGTGGACGTGGTGCGCGCGCCATTCGGCCAGGCGCCCGAGACGTCGGAGGTGGAGTCGGCCATCGCGCGCGCCAAAGAGGAGAAGCGCCCGTTCAAGGCGCTGTTCGTGACCCACGTCGACACGTCGACCGGGGTGCTGGCCGATGCTCGTGCGCTCTGCGGGGTCGCGCGCGCGAATGGATTGTTGTCCATCGTCGATGGCGTGTGCGCGACGGGCGCCGAGCGCTTCGAAATGGAAGCGTGGGGCGCCGACGTTTATTTGACCGCTTCGCAAAAGGCCATTGGTCTTCCGCCGGGGCTCGCGTTGTTGGTGTTCAGCGAGCGGGCGCTCCAAGCGCGCGCACGGCTCGAGGTGGCGCCGCCGCTGTCGGCCGACCTCGATGCGTGGCTGCCGATCATGCGCGCGTACGAGGCGGGGCAGCCGAGCTACTTCGCCACCCCGGCGACGCCGCTCATCGCGGCGCTGGCCGTGGGGCTGGGGGAGATCCTCGGCGCCGAGGGCGCGGCGGAGCCCGCGGGGGCCGAGGCGGCAGAGCGCGCGATGAACGCGCGCTTCGCGCTGCACGAGCGCGCGGCGAAGGCGATGCGAGCCGCGTGGGCGGCGCTGGGGCTCGCGTTGGTCCCGGCGCGGGAATCGATCACGGCCCACACCTTGAGCGCGATCCAATATCCGGCCGGCGTGGACGTCTCGGCGGTCGCGCGCATTACCGCGCAAGGCGTAATCGTCGCGGGCGGGCTCGATCCGGAGAACAAAGCCAAATACTTCCGAGTCGGCCATATGGGCTATTCCGCGACACAGCCCGCCCATTTGCTGCGCACCATCCGCGCCGTAACATTGGGCCTCGGCCGCTCCGAGGACGAAGCCCGCACCGCCCAGCGTGCGGCCGAATCGCTGCTTTAGCGAAGTAGCCCATGCTGCGACCACCATGGTCGGGACGGCGCCGCGGGCGGCGAGACCACCTCCGCGACGGCGACCATCCATCCACCCCGCGACAGCGAGAAAACCGTCCCTGTAAGAACGAGACGCCCGCGGCGTCGAGCTCCCTCCTCCCTAGGAGGAGGGCCGGGGTGGGGGCGCCGTCACTCCTGAACCTCCCCCTCCGGATCGAACCGTTCGAGCAACTCGTTCCGCCACTTGAGGATCTGCGCGACGTAGAGCCCGTACTTCGACGCCAATTGCTGAATCGCGTCAGGAGCCCGAATCGCGGCCACCGCCATTCGGTCCTTGAACGCGCGCTCGGCGCGCGCGGAGATGACGACATCCAGCCGATCTTTACCGACTACCGTGGGGACCGTGCGCATTGGAAAAATGACCCCAAGACAAATGGCACCGTCGGATTGGCGGACGATCTTCCGGCCTAGGAAGCCGTCCGTATCGACGACTTCGGCGTAGAGATATCCATTCGGCAAATGGTCGGTCGCCGTCAAAACGATATCGATGTTCATCGGCCCTCCTATTTGGGTTTCTTCGCTTCTCGTTCGACAATCTCCAAACCCTGGGCCAATGCCATCCGCAATACGTCGGCTCGTGTCATTTCCAGCCCTGGACGCGACAATTTGGCCGCGATTCCGTCCGCCCTTTGCAACCATTCGGGAGGTACTCGAATCGAGATTTGTGTCGCGTTCGGACTGGGCGGACGAGGCATACGCCTAACTCTAGCCCGTGGGGTTCGACGCACGCGACCTGTATGTATCGGGATTCAATATGAGTCAATGCATGGGCTGACGAATTTGTGACTTGCGGTAGAAAAGTCACTAATCTTGGTCGGCGCCGGCAAAGGATCGATTTCTAGTTTTGGTGCGCGACTTGGTCGTCTATGACCAATTCGACTTTTCGCCCGTGCGCGAAAAGTCGATAGGCGCGGGGCAGTGCCCGATCTCGACGAGGGCCCGACGCGGAACGCGTACCATCGGCACGTCGCGCGCGGCGCCATACGCGAGGCGCGCGACGATCGTCCCCACCCGAGGCACACGACCGCCGCGCCTGAACAAATCCACGCCGCCCGTCCACGGGACGCCCTCACGTCCGGTCGCGATCGACGACGACGGCGTCCGCGCAACAACGCAGCGCCCTTCAACGGACAAAACAGGCCCGATGCCGCAGCCGACTCCCCCCGCCGGGAGCCGACCACGCGTTCTCCCGCAACCATGCGCAGCCGACTCTCCCCGCCGGGAGCCGACCGCGCTTTCCCGGACGACGACGCAAACGCCGCGTCTATTTTGACGGCGACCGTCGCCCGAACCCCCCGCAACCATGCGCAGCCGACTCCCGCCGGGAGCCGACCACGCGGTCTCGGGCGACGACGCAAACGCCACGTCTATTTGACGGCGACGGTCGCCCGAATCTCTCGCAACGATGCCGCAGCCGATTTTCCCCGCGGGCGAGCCGACCACGCGGTCTCGAACACCGACCCAAACGCCGCGTCTATCTAACGGCGACCATCGCCCGAATCTCTCGCAGCGATGCCGCAGCCGATTTTCCCCGCGGGCGAGCCGACCACGCGGTCTCCGACACCGACCCAAACGCTGCGTCTATTTAACGGCGATCGTCGCCCGAACCTCCCGCAACCATGCGCAACCGACTCTCCACGCCGGGAGCCGACCACGCGGTCTCCAACACCGCCTCAAACGCCGCGTCTATCTAACGGCGATCATCGCCCGAACCCCCCCGCAACCATGCGCAGCCGACTCCCGCCGGGAGCCGACCACGCGGTCTCCAACACCGACGCAAACGCCGCGTCTATCTAACGGCGACCGTCACCCCCGCAACCATGCGCAGCCGACTCCCGCCGGGAGCCGACCACGCGGTCTCGGACGACGACGCAAACGCCGCGTCTATTTGACGGCGACCGTCGCCTGAATTTCCTGCGACTCGAGCTGACACTCCTTCGCGGAGCACACGCTCATCTTGTACGTCCCCGTGATGGTCACGTTGCCCTTGGCGGTCGGCTTGAACTTGACCCGCATGGTCGCGATCTTTTCGCCGTCGACCTTGAAGTCGCCTGCGCTCTTGGAGAACACGTTCTTGCCGGCGGCGTCGGTCCCCTGGAACTCGATGCCCGCGCCCTCGGCGGCCTTGAACTTGTACGGATATTCTTTGTTGATGTGGAAATCACCGGCCGCTTCCAGACGGAGAACCACCGAGCAGGGCGCGCCGGCCTTGCAGTCGCCTTCCGGCGTGGCGTCGAGCTTGAAGTTCTTTCCGTCGACGTGATTGCTTGCGGCAACCGGGATCACCTCGGCGGAGCCTGTGCCCGTGCCAGTACCAGGAGAAGCAACGACGGGGGCGGCGGTGGTCGTGGTGTTGCCCTTCGCGGGGGCGGCTTCGCTGTCGCGCGAGCAGCCGGTCGCGATGGCCAATACGGTGGCGGCGCCGAGGGCCAAGCTGCTCAGCGCGAATGAGAGGGAAGCGTG contains these protein-coding regions:
- a CDS encoding TatD family hydrolase — encoded protein: MTSLVDTHCHLDPGYFPDSGQAAIARAQAAGVAGFVVVGVGADLAPARHAVELARARPAYVAAAVGIHPHDATSLNAASFDELSSLSRDPSVVAVGEIGLDYHYDHSPREVQRAAFARLIGLAREVQKPIVIHTREAAHDTLAILEAEGARDVGGVIHCFSEDRNFAARALDMGFYLSFSGILTFKGAKSVHDVAAWAPEDRILVETDSPYLAPVPLRGKSCEPAYVIHTAQRLAELRNVHIARIAEATSANAARAFRRSFAAPSRAGGAGS
- a CDS encoding serine protein kinase PrkA, producing MTQDLDDKKAHQSGAGTEKPEMNLGGGELGAEIRRVAENVERRFQTGRRVLSFAEYLDLFATDPVRYARDASRYLRDVFDHYGTTKIEHPWGKFTRYNLFDLPWEGGGPGKPLPRGALIGQEHVQEEMYRSLSNFAREGRPSRLVLLHGPNGSAKSTIVGCLMRALEHYSTLDVGALYRFNWVFPSNKTVRGSLGFGKKAESGGSSTYAHLADDEIDAKLLVEVRDHPLFLFPLEERKQLLERLFAATKEPPSDWILRGQLSHKSQQVFEALLSSYDGSYTEVLKHVQVERYFISQRYRTGAVTIGPQMSVDAGERQITADRSLAALPASLQAVTLYEAKGELIEAAGGLLEFSDLLKRPLDAFKYLQLSVETGEVALSQQNVQLNCVMMGSANELHLDAFREHPEFASFRGRLELVRTPYLRSYIQEQTIYDAHVAPQVQRHVAPHATMMAAMFAVLTRMRKPNPDRYSRTLGAALSTLTAVEKLDLYATGRIPERLDTDAQKILRANVPDVFDESDPYPIYEGRIGASPREMRVVLLDAAQSPKYKCLSPIAVLEEIENLCQRRGEFEWLQQEAIAGAYHDVRAFQEALHARLLDSWEHELYSTSGLVDDERYAELFERYIQHVSVWVKKERIRNRVTGEYEEPDEKMMREVERLLDVKGEPQEMRKQMISAIAAWAIDHPGQKIEPSIIFPHHLKRMRDGIFGERRPAVAQRARDIERLVRDEGAGLDDTRRRNTESTIDRMIARFGYCRECAADAMSVLVRRRFGDVS
- a CDS encoding MFS transporter, with product MNETVAGLQSPTRQASKTAFTVLSAISFCHLLNDMMQSLLPAIYPMLKESYDLSFGQIGLLTFTYQLTASLLQPLIGLYTDRKPSPYSLAIGMGFTLVGLVLLSVASSFGILLIAASLIGTGSSVFHPESSRVARMASGGRHGLAQSLFQVGGNAGSAIGPLLAAIIIFPRGRASVAWFGLAALLGMFVLTQVGHWYKSRAAHPRKAALAGEGAGEGDDRPQLSRAAVLGAISVLLALIFSKFFYMASLTSYYTFYLIDQFHVSVRSAQIHLFFFLGAVAVGTIIGGPLGDRFGRKYIIWVSILGVLPFSLFLPYANLFWIGVLTVPIGIILASAFPAIIVYAQELMPGKTGTVAGLFFGFAFGMGGIGAAVLGRLADATSITFVYKVCSFLPLIGLLTGFLPNIETNPSKPATASK
- a CDS encoding MATE family efflux transporter produces the protein MTSVVEKAALTREVRALAGPAIVHSLLQTMVFVVDRIMLGHHSSTSLAAMQIAGPLEWSVWSVFAAFEVGTIARVGFHVGARDRERARRAAISSLSTAFGMGLLLAVIAPLFVGRIEVLAPNSSAEVVEAGRDYLEVAMAASPVVFVATAGIAVLQSGGDTRTPLAIGVFSNLVHIALNRLLILGGLGLPALGTRGAAISTALTFALEAALTIAALLRASDRVSLRGPLARLGDYLDEAKDMARVAGPSLMERILYQTGFMLFVAIISRLGDASMAAYQALMAVESICWLSADGFGIAAAALSAQKLGAQQPAAAETSSRIAVRDGVVLLSLFGAVFALGRGPVLTVFTSDPAVIAVGVSALPVLALAQPFMASAVVIGQALRGAGFTRDVLFISALGSLAVRLACTWFFAITLNFGVVGVVMGSTADWCARATLLALVGRSRASKLKLAGVD
- a CDS encoding pectinacetylesterase family protein encodes the protein MLLGAAACSSGSEAKPGADRDGGVIDISGDDAGGAFGEAPTCPPSQPGIPIITLPNTWTWIPVPEAKCRDGKPTGMGVRLKPGSKKLFIYLQGGGACFNGASCGLTASSFDRGGFDSWKDTYGHWGIMNDANPKNPVKDWSAVFIPYCSGDIFGGSVESANVPSGPPNQRFTGVANMNAYLKRIIGTFSDVDQVLLTGSSAGGYGASVSYDRVATALCPRPVVLIDDAGPILSDSYFAPCLQKRLRGVWNLDATLPSGCRSCGGADASVGGGMVNAVPYVIRQFPKGRFGLISSNQDWSIRQFMSFGENNCAALDGIPLGYDGAKFSKGLLELRDVYLKPAGNAGTYFVSGDTHTFLTTDAFFSTTVQNVALPDWVAGLLRGDKPGHVGP